The region GAATTTTCCCAGCCAAACTAGGATATATTTCTAAGCGCAGTTTTTCTGGTTGAGTCAACACTAAACCAGTCGCCTCTGCAAGATTATCGACAGATGTACCTTTACGGGTGGCATCTCTATATGCTGGAGTTGTGCTGATACCTTCAAGAATGGGGAATTGTAACTGCACTAATCGTTGCTGGAGAACTGCAAATGCGCCGAGAGTTTTGGCTGCTGTTGCGTATTCTTCCCAAGTATTGATATGAGCTTCAGATGGTAAAGGAAATGTAAGAGGATGCTTTAATTTAGTTTGACAAAATACATTATGGTTGTATGCTAGTAACTCATCTATTTCTGAGCTACTAGCACCATAGGCCGCCAGTACATCGGCACGAAATTGCGTTTGGTTATTCATATTTAATTAAGCCGCAACATCAGCAATTTGGGCAGCAATTTTCTGCACAGTTTGACTAATAGGATGCTCAGGATACTGCACAGTGAAAATATCTTTACTCCCTAATTCCGCCATATCTTCAGAAAGAGGTAAAATCCCAGCTACGGAAACATTATAGATGCTCTCTACTTGTTGCTGTAAGTCTGGGAAATTCAAACTTGATAATGCTTTATTAATCACAAGTAACATTTTGGGGACGCGCAACTTACGAGCTACATCTACTGTGACAGCAGTACCTTGAAAATCTTGTTGATCTGGACGCAGGACAACGATCAATACATGAGAAATGCCGATAGAAATTAAGGTTTCTTCGTTCAATCCGGGATGGGTATCAATAAAAAGATAGTCTAAATTGAGACTGACGATAAGTTCTTGAAAGCCATCATTGAGCCTCACTACATCATATCCTTCACGGATAATCCGGGAAATTTCACCAGCTTTAATACTAGAAGGAACTAAGTATAAATTACCCTTGATTTGATTGGAAGATTGTTGTCTATTGATGAGGGTATGAGTCACATCATAGGCAGCATCTTTCATCTCACAGCGTCCCCATAAATAGTCATTGAGAGAATATTCAATTTTGTGTTCGTTGAGTCCGAATATGATGTGAACTCCAGGAGATTGGATATCTGTATCGATGATTGCTACCCGTTTTCCCTGGATGGCCATAGTAGCGGCGATATTAGCAATAGTATTTGATTTGCCTGTACCGCCACGGAAGGAATGAATTGATATAAT is a window of Aulosira sp. FACHB-615 DNA encoding:
- a CDS encoding MinD/ParA family protein produces the protein MSKIISIHSFRGGTGKSNTIANIAATMAIQGKRVAIIDTDIQSPGVHIIFGLNEHKIEYSLNDYLWGRCEMKDAAYDVTHTLINRQQSSNQIKGNLYLVPSSIKAGEISRIIREGYDVVRLNDGFQELIVSLNLDYLFIDTHPGLNEETLISIGISHVLIVVLRPDQQDFQGTAVTVDVARKLRVPKMLLVINKALSSLNFPDLQQQVESIYNVSVAGILPLSEDMAELGSKDIFTVQYPEHPISQTVQKIAAQIADVAA